Proteins from a single region of Thunnus maccoyii chromosome 23, fThuMac1.1, whole genome shotgun sequence:
- the LOC121890983 gene encoding mucin-6-like isoform X2, with protein sequence MTSQRWMLAVCSSLTLVLGISESITTTETQKYTCRTFGSGVVQPFNGSIFYMRSTCPFTLTRFTHNRVECDIMIRRGDSGLIVQVEIIVNKVRTELLQNGSILVEKRSVSLPYDHTYQHIFHYGIYTRLRSSLLPLSVTWHSVPGGIDTLWVELKQELSTDMTGLCGKHSVAGTKQQLITDSVLTEDTCQTQDPVSTVNSVCNEFFSQAMDCLKAMTPHYIQLCEENIYGYEQSKYIGCAFFKQVVQQCGSNSYVRYTWRVITKCDQPSCPGDLMYKDEGPAFIPSCSNPNPRSSNQDLTSTCVCPEGKMLNDRADGFRCIHVANCPCALAGRSYSAGDTRSTKCQSCLCDSGKWHCFEKACPVKCLIEGQFVTTFDGKQYTLPGKCAYVASQGLNWLITIKFSEKAASLKAVILQLFQETYTFTANMVKFGEEAITELHQSDHALVYWQSSMYVQVHTSFGMTIQVQMSPEIQLDITPPRNHTGMISGLCGNSNNDTTDDLTTSSGIIENSAQPFAQSWSVGVCAVNIPHTCINTDNEIFAEEKCYVLNDPSGIFANCHGHIPTDQYHTTCIQRTCNCDDNLQQCLCVSLASYAKACARLGVEVGDWRKATDCTPVCPKNQKFYYDMQACNRTCLYLSDPDPRCGLNDTSVEGCGCPKGTYLNKGNICTPKAECPCHYKGGTAPPGAVVIDGQQCICENGKLSCSKDCGCSNGMVCVHCSQHLVNTAQKTCDSLSKPRDTSLTCESGCYCPHNQYKDHSGNCVSSDNCTCVYSGKVFSAGQTVKTNCKTCTCSQGQWHCTKEPCPGKCQVYGNGHYQTFDNKWYRFDGHCQYTLVEDDCGHGNGTFSIRVESVPCCDEALTCSRAIVIDLQGEVTLTLSDMRVTRLHKGWSLQEIPLYTTHTVGLYIIISVPSRGITLIWDKHTRITIKLSAGWRNQVCGLCGNFDSSEMNDLQISGSAVVSSPLAFGNSWKATSPPCSDVTTEIFPCERNSYCLAWAQRRCMILTGDTFNDCHLKVDPEPYYHACVQESCSCEFEGKFLGFCTAVAAYAEACSEQDVCVKWRTPDLCPVYCDYYNEQGQCSWHYEACGEVQTCGKGHHFTHKLEGCYPRCPKDAPYYDENTGECTNLRNCTCYFNDTIIQPGTVVMIQSNKCPCENGTINCPLPPTVPSTTLTSNTLTTTASTNTTIVSSTTSTPTTITVSTTTETWSTTSSTTSTPMPTITNVSPTTENWSTTPSSTSTPMTTITNVSSTTENWSTTPSPTSTPMTTITNVSTTTENWSTTSSPTSTPTTTITNVSSTTENWSTTPSPTSTPMATITNVSTTTENWSTTPSSTSTPMTTITNVSTTTENWSTTPSSTSTPTTTITNVSSTTENWSTTPSPTSTPMTTITNVSSTTENWSTTPSSTSTPMTTITNVSTTTENWSTTPSPTSTPMPTITNVSTTTENWSTTSSPTSTPTTTITNVSTTTETWSTMSSTTSTPMPTITNVSTTTENWSTTPSSTFTPMTTITNVSSTTENWSTTPSPTSTPMTTITNVSSTTENWSTTSSPTSIPTTTITNVSSTTETWSTTPSTTFTPMTTITNVSSTTENWSTTPSPTSTLMTTITNVSSTTENWSTTSSRTSTPTTIITNASSTTETWSTTTTELTTHKEPATTATDMTPQTKTTFTTFSTALTTPDVKTGPSPTFTQAPLCRDLKRNQTWINSENWTEDCFHKICKNGGIELTPVVCQEPTIPNCPRGEVSKVSDGCCETWKCNCRCELYGDPHYISFQGVPFTFLDYCTYILMEERSPRHHLTIAVDNFNCDMPGSCTKGIIMQYQNNTATLSIIPHLSAVEATLNNVTIQPPYEAHGLRFESTGYIVSVYLPELRSYISLSPYNVLVVSLAMEHFLNNTQGQCGVCGGESCIRRGGHIEDDSCCDKTAYDWVYADPAKPSCASAPRDIPCHQGTTPQPTSTPCPGNTL encoded by the exons ATGACCTCACAGCGATGGATGCTGGCTGTCTGCTCTTCACTGACCTTAG TTTTAGGGATAAGTGAATCcatcacaacaacagaaacTCAGAAAT ACACTTGCAGGACATTCGGCAGCGGGGTCGTCCAGCCTTTCAACGGCTCTATTTTCTACATGCGATCCACGTGCCCTTTCACCCTCACCCGCTTCACCCACAACCGAGTGGAATGTGACATCATGATACGACGCGGGGACAGCGGGCTGATAGTGCAAGTTGAGATCATCGTCAACAAAGTCAGAACCGAACTTTTGCAGAATGGAAGCATCCTGGTGGAGAAGAGAAG CGTTTCCCTTCCATACGACCACACTTATCAGCATATTTTTCACTACGGCATCTACACCAGACTGAGGAGCTCGCTGCTTCCTCTGTCTGTTACCTGGCACAGTGTACCTGGAGGAATAGACACTCTGTGG gTGGAGCTGAAGCAGGAGCTGAGCACAGACATGACTGGACTGTGTGGAAAACACAGTGTTGCAG GAACCAAGCAGCAGTTGATTACAGACAGTGTGCTGACTGAGGACACATGTCAAACACAAGATCCTGTCTCAACTGTGAATTCA GTATGCAATGAGTTCTTTTCCCAGGCCATGGATTGCCTGAAAGCTATGACGCCTCACTATATCCAACTCTGTGAAGAGAACATTTACGGCTATGAACAAAGCAAATACATTGGCTGTGCTTTCTTCAAACAAGTTGTACAGCAGTGTGGAAGTAACAGCTATGTCCGGTACACATGGAGAGTTATAACCAAATGTG ATCAACCGAGTTGTCCAGGAGACCTGATGTATAAAGACGAGGGTCCTGCCTTTATTCCCAGCTGCTCCAACCCAAACCCTAGATCCTCCAATCAGGATCTTACCAGCACTTGCGTGTGCCCAGAGG GTAAGATGCTTAATGATCGTGCAGATGGTTTCCGCTGCATTCATGTGGCCAACTGCCCCTGTGCGTTGGCTGGCAGGAGCTACTCAGCTGGAGATACACGTAGCACCAAGTGTCAGTCATG TCTGTGTGATAGTGGGAAGTGGCATTGCTTTGAAAAAGCATGCCCTGTCAAATGTCTCATTGAAGGGCAGTTTGTGACAACATTTGATGGCAAACAATATACTCTCCCTGGTAAATGTGCATATGTGGCCTCACAG GGTCTCAATTGGTTAATAACAATTAAGTTTTCTGAAAAGGCGGCCTCTCTGAAAGCAGTTATTCTCCAGCTTTTCCAG GAAACTTACACATTCACAGCAAATATGGTTAAATTCGGAGAGGAGGCGATTACTGAACTTCATCAGTCTG ATCATGCCCTTGTGTACTGGCAGTCCTCCATGTATGTCCAGGTGCACACATCCTTTGGTATGACAATCCAAGTTCAGATGTCTCCTGAAATACAGCTCGACATCACCCCACCTAGAAACCACACTGGCATGATCTCAG gTCTCTGTGGAAACAGCAACAATGACACCACAGACGACTTAACCACCAGCAGTGGGATCATTGAGAACTCAGCTCAACCTTTTGCTCAGTCCTGGAGTGTGGGTGTTTGTGCAGTGAATATACCCCACACCTGCATCAACACAGACAATG AAATATTTGCTGAAGAAAAGTGTTATGTGTTGAATGACCCAAGTGGGATATTTGCTAATTGCCATGGTCACATCCCAACTGATCAATACCACACG ACTTGCATCCAAAGAACCTGCAACTGCGACGACAACCtgcagcagtgtttgtgtgtttctttggcCAGCTACGCTAAAGCCTGTGCCCGTCTGGGTGTAGAAGTTGGTGACTGGAGGAAAGCTACCGACTGCA CTCCTGTGTGTCCAAAGAACCAAAAGTTCTACTACGACATGCAGGCCTGCAACCGTACATGCCTTTATCTGTCTGATCCTGACCCTCGATGTGGGCTGAATGATACCTCTGTGGAGGGCTGTGGCTGTCCGAAAGGCACTTATCTGAACAAAGGAAACATCTGCACCCCAAAGGCAGAGTGTCCATGTCACTACAAGGGTGGAACAGCACCACCTGGGGCTGTTGTTATCGATGGACAACAGTG CATCTGTGAGAATGGAAAACTGAGTTGCTCCAAAGACTGTG GTTGCAGCAATGGGATGGTTTGTGTTCACTGCTCACAGCACTTGGTTAATACGGCTCAGAAAACTTGTGACAGTCTCAGTAAACCACGG GATACCAGTTTGACCTGCGAGAGTGGCTGTTACTGCCCGCATAACCAGTATAAAGATCACAGCGGAAACTGTGTTTCTTCAGACAACTGCACCTGCGTGTACAGCGGCAAAGTATTCAGTGCAGGACAGACAGTCAAAACCAACTGTAAAACATG TACCTGTAGTCAGGGTCAGTGGCACTGCACAAAGGAGCCATGTCCAGGGAAGTGTCAAGTATATGGAAATGGACACTACCAGACCTTTGACAACAAATGGTACCGCTTTGATGGACACTGTCAATACACACTTGTAGAG GATGACTGTGGACATGGAAATGGTACCTTCTCTATCAGAGTGGAGAGTGTACCCTGCTGTGATGAAGCTCTTACCTGCTCTCGTGCCATCGTCATAGACCTGCAG GGTGAAGTCACCCTGACATTGAGCGACATGAGGGTGACCAGACTCCATAAAGGCTGGTCTCTGCAAGAGATTCCACTTTACACTACACACACTGTGGGGCTCTACATCATAATCTCAGTGCCAAGTAGAGGGATAACTCTCATTTGGGACAAACACACCCGGATCACCATAAAGCTGAGTGCAGGCTGGAGG AACCAAGTGTGTGGCCTCTGTGGGAATTTTGACTCCAGTGAGATGAATGACCTACAGATAAGTGGCTCAGCAG TGGTGTCCAGTCCCTTGGCCTTTGGTAACAGCTGGAAGGCCACCTCGCCCCCTTGCTCTGATGTGACCACGGAGATATTTCCATGCGAACGCAACTCCTACTGCTTGGCCTGGGCCCAGCGGCGCTGTATGATCCTTACAGGAGACACCTTCAACGACTGTCATCTCAAA GTGGACCCAGAGCCCTACTACCACGCCTGTGTGCAGGAGTCCTGCTCCTGCGAATTTGAGGGGAAGTTCTTGGGCTTCTGCACAGCTGTGGCAGCCTACGCAGAGGCCTGCAGTGAGCAGGATGTTTGTGTAAAATGGAGAACACCTGATTTGTGTC CTGTCTACTGTGACTACTACAACGAGCAGGGCCAGTGTAGCTGGCACTATGAAGCCTGCGGTGAGGTACAAACCTGTGGCAAAGGCCACCATTTCACTCACAAGTTGGAAG GCTGCTACCCCAGATGCCCAAAAGATGCGCCATACTATGATGAAAATACTGGTGAATGTACCAACTTAAGAAACTGCACCTGTTATTTTAATGACACTATCATTCAGCCTGGGACGGTGGTGATGATTCAGTCTAATAAGTG TCCCTGTGAAAATGGAACAATTAATTGCC CACTTCCACCAACTGTACCTTCCACCACTCTGACATCAAATACTCTCACCACAACTGCTTCAACTAACACCACAATAGTTAGTTCCACCACCTCTACACCAACAACTATAACTGTCTCAACTACAACTGAAACATGGTCAACGACGTCTTCCACCACCTCTACACCAATGCCAACCATTACCAATGTCTCACCTACCACTGAAAATTGGTCAACGACACCTTCCTCCACCTCTACACCGATGACAACCATTACCAATGTCTCAAGTACCACTGAAAATTGGTCGACGACACCTTCTCCCACCTCTACACCGATGACAACCATTACCAATGTCTCAACTACCACTGAAAACTGGTCAACGACATCCTCCCCCACCTCTACACCGACGACAACCATTACCAATGTCTCAAGTACCACTGAAAATTGGTCAACGACACCTTCTCCCACCTCTACACCGATGGCAACCATTACCAATGTCTCAACTACCACTGAAAATTGGTCAACGACACCTTCCTCCACCTCTACACCGATGACAACCATTACCAATGTCTCAACTACCACTGAAAATTGGTCAACGACACCTTCCTCCACCTCTACACCGACAACAACCATTACCAATGTCTCAAGTACCACTGAAAATTGGTCAACGACACCTTCTCCCACCTCTACACCAATGACAACCATTACCAATGTCTCAAGTACCACTGAAAATTGGTCAACGACACCTTCCTCCACCTCTACACCGATGACAACCATTACCAATGTCTCAACTACCACTGAAAATTGGTCAACGACACCTTCTCCCACCTCTACACCAATGCCTACCATTACCAATGTCTCAACTACCACTGAAAACTGGTCAACGACATCTTCCCCCACCTCTACACCGACGACAACCATTACCAATGTCTCAACTACAACTGAAACATGGTCAACGATGTCTTCCACCACCTCTACACCAATGCCAACCATTACCAATGTCTCAACTACCACTGAAAATTGGTCAACGACACCTTCCTCCACCTTTACACCAATGACAACCATTACCAATGTCTCAAGTACCACTGAAAATTGGTCAACGACACCTTCTCCCACCTCTACACCGATGACAACCATTACCAATGTCTCAAGTACCACTGAAAACTGGTCAACGACATCTTCCCCCACCTCTATACCGACGACAACCATTACCAATGTCTCAAGTACTACTGAAACATGGTCAACGACACCTTCCACCACCTTTACACCAATGACAACCATTACCAATGTCTCAAGTACCACTGAAAATTGGTCAACAACACCTTCTCCCACCTCTACACTGATGACAACCATTACCAATGTCTCAAGTACCACTGAAAACTGGTCAACGACATCTTCCCGCACCTCTACACCGACGACAATCATTACCAATGCCTCAAGTACTACTGAAACATggtccaccaccaccactgaaCTAACAACCCATAAAGAGCCAGCCACAACTGCCACAGATATGACCCCCCAAACAAAGACTACATTCACAACTTTCAGTACAGCATTAACAACTCCTGACGTCAAGACAGGACCATCACCCACCTTTACCCAGG CGCCATTGTGTAGAGACCTGAAGAGAAATCAAACATGGATTAATAGTGAGAATTGGACAGAGGACTGCTTCCATAAGATCTGTAAAAATGGGGGCATAGAGTTGACTCCAGTGGTTTGTCAAGAGCCTACAATTCCCAACTGTCCCAGAGGAGAGGTCTCAAAGGTCTCGGATGGATGCTGTGAAACTTGGAAGTGTAACT GTCGCTGTGAGCTATATGGAGACCCCCACTACATATCTTTTCAAGGTGTACCATTTACTTTCCTGGATTACTGCACCTACATCCTAATGGAGGAGCGGTCACCACGTCATCATCTGACTATTGCTGTGGACAACTTCAATTGTGACATGCCTGGCTCCTGTACTAAAGGCATCATCATGCAATATCAGAACAATACGGCAACACTCAGTATCATCCCACATTTGTCTGCAGTAGAG GCCACTCTGAACAATGTGACCATACAGCCACCATATGAGGCACATGGGTTGAGATTTGAGAGCACAGGCTACATAGTGTCAGTCTACCTCCCAGAGTTGCGCTCTTACATCTCCCTCAGTCCATATAACGTCTTGGTGGTCAGTCTGGCTATGGAGCATTTCCTTAACAACACCCAGGGACAATGTG GTGTATGTGGCGGTGAATCATGTATCCGTAGAGGAGGGCATATTGAGGACGACAGCTGCTGTGATAAGACGGCCTATGACTGGGTGTACGCTGACCCAGCGAAGCCATCTTGTGCTTCTGCACCAAGGGACATACCCTGCCACCAAGGGACCACTCCACAACCCACTTCCACCCCCTGCCCTGGGAACACACTAT AG